A single genomic interval of Marmota flaviventris isolate mMarFla1 chromosome 14, mMarFla1.hap1, whole genome shotgun sequence harbors:
- the LOC139701805 gene encoding uncharacterized protein C2orf78-like, whose translation MHSLASATHTSSGVISSSFVFDVTSSLTMSENFQNSSLHGNAESLQLSLPVVTNAASGTGSVCNFSRASAPAATSAWLLPSTCGTSFQPLMGSAYLYQHATTAMVSGVTGQNQTPMAPAPYPSISEWYIPGSAEKSSSSLGDFNLTVTDQNTADSSLSMTSQYDKTSEANVMIPGYPLLSGRLVQVTLSQIPNQGRCLSLPHQEGSQVYYYDQNSLGTLLSGEHWPCLQSYGSVPYAGISAAAPQPEMVTVLKEVQPTNVLPSVPTPVTYYSVSTQSIEGTNFQGMETSLGMEASLGLQPPSQTFCLPQPPEFPYICNNRKSQIIEKNSRIELGDISTITPVQSSTDFLALPPNQSQEQTEIKNLCEINTMLSEPLDAYQIAMENQDPPLLPLDIPEIHQLLASIGPLDQEEKPHSENIHLERNSLSLEDQGTLENGIEFSSGFADLTALLGDIQLPELFSSLKDFDQPESPTITKSNDTRAITVNQGKEITSALKGPSEPMRKNKHKASECPDGTPQAKMQLRDLECALGGEVAHRDADSSRAPVHTAKHSISKAQEAASSRNSKAKGHGQEKTKRTRENNSRKADEKKQPGNKVKAEEKPTVPKLKRKRNQPELCQETFKKPWSCLGMHMLESVQVFHALGKKNDKKTGLSSSRALGNSGSTQDPRPCPAMKPWLADKRAEKSQVKAQNPDISAKGEGPAPSIYEPPPPGKVKLVPLPFLTLEKPPPRPVINRRPQSLASRTPTGAYPAQPGPASSAQPMAVNQSQPATANPSWMRPAKPAQPVLTHAIQSGMSASTQPSVPRSAASGPAPYKISSCTSLHWQPVPNVGTKPQSQPLKSQNQYLLQDFALQPIPWRKPNVPGQVVSTPITKQQRPEREAMKKKAQQERENAAKYTALGRVQCFIEREREMEISRYYGYIM comes from the exons ATGCATTCTCTAGCCTCAGCCACCCACACATCCTCTGGGGTGATCTCCTCATCCTTTGTATTTGATGTGACCTCTTCTCTGACCATGTCAG aaaatttccaaaattcttcTTTACATGGAAATGCTGAATCTCTGcagctctctcttcctgtggtgACCAATGCAGCTTCCGGGACAGGAAGTGTCTGCAACTTCTCCAGAGCCTCTGCTCCAGCTGCCACTTCAGCATGGTTACTGCCCTCAACCTGTGGCACCTCCTTCCAGCCACTCATGGGCAGTGCCTACCTTTATCAACATGCTACCACAGCCATGGTGTCTGGGGTTACTGGCCAGAACCAGACTCCCATGGCACCTGCCCCCTATCCAAGTATTTCTGAGTGGTATATCCCAGGAAGTGCTGAAAAGAGCTCCTCTTCACTCGGGGACTTTAATCTGACTGTCACTGACCAGAATACAGCAGATTCTTCCCTATCTATGACATCCCAGTATGACAAAACTTCCGAAGCCAATGTCATGATCCCCGGGTATCCACTACTATCTGGTAGGCTCGTCCAGGTGACACTATCTCAGATTCCAAATCAAGGACGTTGCCTCTCACTACCCCACCAAGAAGGAAGCCAGGTCTACTACTATGATCAAAACTCTCTGGGGACTCTGCTCTCTGGAGAACATTGGCCCTGCCTGCAATCCTATGGCTCTGTGCCATATGCAGGAATTAGTGCCGCTGCCCCTCAACCAGAAATGGTGACAGTGCTGAAGGAAGTTCAGCCCACAAATGTCCTACCATCAGTCCCTACACCTGTGACCTACTACTCTGTGTCCACTCAAAGTATAGAAGGAACAAATTTTCAAG GGATGGAAACTTCCCTAGGGATGGAGGCTTCCTTGGGATTGCAACCTCCAAGTCAGACATTTTgtctgccacagcctccagaaTTCCCATACATCTGCAATAACAGAAAAAGccaaataattgagaaaaactCACGAATTGAACTTGGGGACATTTCCACAATAACTCCAGTCCAGAGTTCTACTGATTTCTTGGCATTGCCTCCAAATCAAAGCCAGGAACAAACAGAGATTAAGAATTTGTGTGAGATTAACACCATGCTCTCAGAACCACTGGATGCCTACCAAATTGCCATGGAGAACCAGGATCCTCCACTACTCCCTTTAGACATCCCTGAAATCCACCAGCTTCTGGCCTCCATTGGTCCTCTGGACCAAGAGGAGAAGCCACATTCTGAAAATATCCATCTAGAAAGGAATAGCCTGAGTCTTGAGGACCAAGGCACACTTGAAAATGGGATTGAATTTAGCAGTGGTTTTGCAGACCTCACTGCACTGCTGGGGGATATTCAACTTCCTGAGCTTTTCAGTTCCTTAAAAGACTTTGACCAACCTGAAAGTCCCACAATAACAAAATCCAATGACACCAGAGCCATCACGGTGAATCAGGGTAAGGAAATCACAAGCGCCTTAAAGGGTCCTAGTGAGCCAATGAGGAAGAACAAACATAAAGCCTCAGAGTGTCCTGATGGAACTCCTCAGGCCAAAATGCAGCTAAGGGACCTAGAGTGTGCATTAGGAGGAGAAGTTGCTCACAGGGATGCAGACAGTAGTAGGGCCCCTGTGCACACAGCCAAGCACTCTATCAGCAAAGCTCAGGAAGCTGCATCCAGCAGGAACAGCAAGGCTAAGGGCCATGGGCAGGAAAAGACCAAGAGGACCAGAGAAAACAACTCCAGGAAAGCCGACGAGAAGAAGCAGCCAGGCAACAAAGTCAAGGCAGAAGAGAAGCCAACAGTGCCCAaactgaagaggaagaggaaccaACCTGAGCTTTGCCAAGAGACCTTTAAAAAGCCTTGGAGCTGTCTCGGCATGCACATGCTGGAGTCGGTGCAGGTTTTCCACGCACTGGGGAAGAAGAATGATAAGAAAACTGGGCTCTCTTCCTCCCGGGCCCTGGGAAACTCAGGCAGTACCCAAGACCCCCGTCCATGCCCAGCTATGAAACCATGGCTGGCGGATAAGCGTGCTGAGAAATCACAAGTCAAAGCCCAGAACCCAGATATCAGCGCTAAAGGAGAAGGTCCCGCTCCATCCATTTATGAGCCTCCACCACCTGGGAAGGTTAAATTGGTACCTTTGCCTTTTCTGACCCTGGAGAAACCTCCACCTCGACCAGTAATCAATAGGAGGCCACAGTCTCTGGCTTCACGGACACCCACTGGGGCTTACCCTGCCCAGCCTGGTCCCGCTAGCTCAGCTCAACCCATGGCAGTCAATCAATCCCAACCAGCTACTGCCAACCCATCTTGGATGCGTCCTGCCAAGCCAGCTCAGCCCGTTTTGACTCATGCCATTCAGTCAGGTATGAGCGCTTCTACCCAGCCTAGTGTCCCTCGGTCTGCTGCTTCTGGGCCTGCACCCTACAAAATATCATCTTGCACTTCTCTCCATTGGCAACCAGTTCCCAATGTTGGGACCAAGCCCCAGTCACAACCGCTCAAGTCTCAAAACCAATATCTACTCCAAGACTTTGCCTTACAACCAATTCCATGGAGGAAACCCAATGTTCCTGGGCAAGTAGTATCAACTCCCATCACCAAACAGCAGAGGCCAGAGCGGGAAGCCATGAAGAAGAAGGCTCAACAAGAGCGTGAGAATGCTGCCAAGTACACTGCTTTGGGGAGAGTGCAGTGCTTCattgagagggaaagagagatggagaTTTCTCGCTACTATGGCTACATAATGTAA